Within the Pelagovum pacificum genome, the region CCGTTCCAGGTTGCCGGCGTCGAAGGCCAGTTCGACGTGCAGGCCACCGTCAAGGGCGGCGGCCTCTCCGGTCAGGCCGGTGCGGTCAAGCACGGCATCTCCAAGGCGCTGCAGCTCTATGATCCGTCGCTGCGCGGTGCTCTGAAGGCCGCCGGCTTCCTCACCCGCGACAGCCGCGTGGTCGAGCGGAAGAAGTACGGCAAGGCCAAGGCCCGCCGGAGCTTCCAGTTCTCCAAGCGCTGATCCGCTTGCGACATCGCGAAGGGCAGGGCCGGTCACGCCGGTCCTGCCCTTTGTTTTTCGCGGATACTGTTTTCACGGAAGGATGTGTCGCGTGATCGTCTGCCACCCGCACCGGCTGATCTACCTGAAGACCCGGAAGGTGGCCGGAACCTCGTTCGAGATCGCCCTGTCGGGCGCGTGCGGCCCGGAATGCATCATCACGCAGATCTCGCCTCGCGACGAGGAGACGCGACAGGCGCTCGGCCTGCCGGGACCGCAGAACCATACGGCTGTCCGGAACGGGTCGCTCGTCCGGTTCTACAACCACATGCCCGCCGCCGAGGTGCGCGCCGCGCTGCCGGCGGAGGTCTGGGAGGGCTACCGCAAGATCGCGATCGTGCGGAACCCGTTCGATGCGGCGATCTCTCTCCATTACTGGCACGGCGGGCACCGGAAGGGCGTACCCTTCGACCGGTTCGTCGCCGAGAGTTCCGAGCTCGAGGACACGTTGCGGATCGCGCCGCTCGACGGGCCGGACCGGATCGACCGGCACCTGCGCTACGAGGCGCTCGCCGATGAGCTGGCGGCCATCGGGCTGTCCTCGGTGGCCGAGAGGTTCGACGGCATCCGCACCAAGGCCGGACGCCGCCCCGCAACGGGCGCGTCGGTTCATGAAATATACCGGAAGTTCCCGCAGGCTGCCGACATCGTGGCGGATCGTTGCCGGGCCGAGATCGCGGCCTTCGGATACGCCCGCCCCGGGGATGGCGCTTCGCGGGAACTCGATTAGAAAGAAACGATGATGAAACTGACATTCACAGCCGGCCTCATTCTGGCCCTCACCGGATGCGGAGGAGGACTTGGCTCCATCAGCGCGATGCCCTTCGACACCAGCCAGCCGATCCGCACCGCCGGCGCGGCGACGCCCGACATGACCAACCGATTCACGCCCGACACGCAGATCGTCATGCTGGGCGACAGCATCACCGCCGGGGGCGACTGGCAGGAGTATTTTCCCGCCGCCCGCATCACCAACCGAGGAATCAGCGGCGATTCGACCGATGACATCCTTGAGCGGATGGACGGCGTCCTGTCGGACGGACCGGAGGTGACCTACCTCATGGTCGGCATCAACGACGTCTACAACGGCGCGTCCTCGGACGAGATCTATGCGAATTACGTGCAGATCGTCGACATCCTGCAGGCCGCCGGCAGCGATGTGGTGCTGAACAGCACGCTCGAGTGCAGCGCCTCGGCCTGTGGGGCGGAGAAGCTCGCCACGGTGCGCGCGCTGAACGAGCGGCTGGTCGCGCTCGCCGCGGCCCGGGGCTTCGACTACATCGACATGAATGCCGAGTTCTCCGGCCCATCGGGCCTGCTGGCGGAAAACACGTTCGACGGCGTGCATATGAACGGGCAGGCCTACATGCGGTGGGTCGGGCTGATCGGCGATCACATGTCGTCGGTCGGGCTGCGGTCCTGACCGGAGGCGCCCGTGACCTCGGCCCGATCCAGCGGAGCGCGCTGACGCGCGCACCCGATCAGCCCTCCCTTGCGGTCGGGCGGAAAAGGGGGCTGTCTGCCCCCTCCGGGCCTGCGGCCCGTTCACCCCCGAGAGGTATTTGAGGCCAGATGAGCGAGCCTTGGGGCGCCCCTCGGGCACAGGGCGCCGCAACTTGATGCAATCGCGCGCCGCGCGGCCTTCCCTTGGGAGGGATATGGAAATTTCCCATTGTCCTTTCCGGTCACACATTGAAGCATGGCGGCGGACGACGGGAGACGGGCACGTATGAACCTGAGGCTGGACCGGGACCAGAGAAGCAGCGCGCTCCTGCTGTCTCCGCCGTTCCTCTATGCCGTGGTGCTGCTGGCGCTGCCGATCGTGGCAGTGCTGCTGTTCAGCTTCTGGACGCAGGATTTCCTCGACATCGACCGGACGTTCACGCTGTTGAACTACAACGACGCGCTGACCCAGCCGATCTACCGCACGCTGATCCTGCGTAGCCTGCTGATCTCGGCCAGCGTTACCGCGATCACAGTTCTGCTGGCCTTTCCGATCGCCTATTACGTCAGCTTCGCCGTGCCACCGCACCGGAAGTCGCTGTGGCTGTTCCTGATCACGATCCCGTTCTGGACCAGCTACCTGA harbors:
- a CDS encoding GDSL-type esterase/lipase family protein codes for the protein MKLTFTAGLILALTGCGGGLGSISAMPFDTSQPIRTAGAATPDMTNRFTPDTQIVMLGDSITAGGDWQEYFPAARITNRGISGDSTDDILERMDGVLSDGPEVTYLMVGINDVYNGASSDEIYANYVQIVDILQAAGSDVVLNSTLECSASACGAEKLATVRALNERLVALAAARGFDYIDMNAEFSGPSGLLAENTFDGVHMNGQAYMRWVGLIGDHMSSVGLRS
- a CDS encoding sulfotransferase family protein, giving the protein MIVCHPHRLIYLKTRKVAGTSFEIALSGACGPECIITQISPRDEETRQALGLPGPQNHTAVRNGSLVRFYNHMPAAEVRAALPAEVWEGYRKIAIVRNPFDAAISLHYWHGGHRKGVPFDRFVAESSELEDTLRIAPLDGPDRIDRHLRYEALADELAAIGLSSVAERFDGIRTKAGRRPATGASVHEIYRKFPQAADIVADRCRAEIAAFGYARPGDGASRELD